A region of Ornithorhynchus anatinus isolate Pmale09 chromosome 5, mOrnAna1.pri.v4, whole genome shotgun sequence DNA encodes the following proteins:
- the TCIM gene encoding transcriptional and immune response regulator — protein MKAKKIHQAFTMSTSLRVSPSVHGYHFDTASRKKAVGNIFENIDQESLQKLFKNSGDKKAEERAKIIFAIDQDLEEKTRALMALKKRTKDKLFQFLKLRKYSIKVH, from the coding sequence ATGAAAGCAAAGAAAATCCACCAAGCCTTCACCATGTCTACATCTCTAAGAGTGAGCCCATCTGTCCATGGCTACCACTTTGACACAGCCTCCCGCAAAAAAGCTGTGGGCAACATCTTCGAAAACATCGACCAAGAATCACTACAGAAGCTTTTCAAGAACTCTGGAGACaagaaagcagaggagagagctAAAATCATTTTTGCCATCGACCAAGATTTGGAAGAAAAGACAAGGGCACTGATGGCTCTCAAGAAGAGGACAAAAGACAAGCTTTTTCAGTTTCTGAAACTCCGGAAATATTCAATCAAAGTTCACTGA